One genomic region from Plasmodium chabaudi chabaudi strain AS genome assembly, chromosome: 7 encodes:
- a CDS encoding SUMO-activating enzyme subunit 1, putative translates to MENSAEYEKEKIYDRQLRLWGVKAQNRMLKSNVLIVGLSAINIEICKNLILSGINVTIIDDNVINDEMIESIFFLNDEDINKHLCLPIFKELKSINQLINIKGYIGRIDISNDSVVIDKELIYKKNKGSNCEETNDDEVVATEVKETSFSIEDYISNYTCVCISCEDYPLHELININELCHKKNIGFFSPMCNGKFAFLFSDFGKHIIEELYYKKKDQNNSEKNNEHNLKDGEKKKENESIEIEYCKLSHFFNVPFENFDKKTNKIIYHMFALILFEKYKNLGKNDKEIDYEEFHNFCKKYTFLKNDWITEIAKMYKVSFSPSCSIMGGVASQEIRKFVSKQHESVPNFCVFDMNQNLVCTSMIS, encoded by the coding sequence ATGGAAAATTCAGCAGAGTATGAAAAGGAAAAGATTTATGATCGTCAGTTGAGATTATGGGGAGTTAAAGCTCAAAATCGAATGCTAAAATCCAATGTTTTGATTGTTGGGCTAAGTGCTATAAATATTGAGATATgcaaaaatttaattttaagtGGAATTAATGTAACGATTATTGATGATAATGttataaatgatgaaatgATAGaaagcattttttttttgaatgatgaagatataaataagcaTTTATGTTTACCAATTTTTAAAGAGctaaaaagtataaaccagttaataaatattaaaggaTATATTGGACGTATAGATATTTCAAATGACAGTGTGGTTATCGACAAAGAATTgatatataagaaaaataaaggatCAAATTGTGAGGAAACAAATGATGATGAGGTAGTAGCTACTGAAGTAAAGGAAACAAGTTTTAGTATAGAGGACTACATTTCTAATTATACATGTGTGTGCATTTCATGTGAAGATTATCCATTACatgaattaattaatataaatgaattgTGCCATAAAAAGAATATCGGTTTTTTTTCGCCAATGTGTAATGGGAAAtttgcttttttattttccgaTTTTGGTAAGCATATTATTGaagaattatattataaaaaaaaagatcaaaataatagtgaaaaaaataacgaaCATAATTTGAAGGATGgggaaaaaaagaaagaaaatgaaagtaTTGAAATAGAATATTGCAAATTAtcccatttttttaatgtaccttttgaaaattttgataaaaaaacaaataaaataatttaccaTATGTTTGCATTAATACTATTTGAAAAGTACAAAAATCttggaaaaaatgataaagaaataGATTATGAAgaatttcataatttttgtaaaaaatacacattTCTTAAAAATGATTGGATAACGGAAATTgcaaaaatgtataaagtTTCCTTTTCCCCATCCTGTTCAATTATGGGAGGTGTTGCATCCCAAGAAATTCGAAAATTTGTTTCAAAACAACATGAGTCAGTACCAAATTTTTGTGTTTTTGATATGAACCAAAATTTAGTATGTACATCCATGATTTCGTGA
- a CDS encoding 60S ribosomal protein L41, putative, giving the protein MAHGASRYKKSRAKMRWKWKKKRTRRLQKKRRKMRQRSR; this is encoded by the exons atggcACATGGCGCAAGCAGGTATAAGAAATCTAGGGCTAAAATGCGATGGAAg TGGAAGAAAAAGAGAACCCGACGTTTGCAAAAAAAGAGAAGAAAGATGAGACAAAGATCAAGATAA